In the Ricinus communis isolate WT05 ecotype wild-type chromosome 3, ASM1957865v1, whole genome shotgun sequence genome, ATCATCACTTGAATTTAAAGTGAGCAAATCTGGCATTCGGACAAGACAGTCTTGGCAAGATGGAAAATGGATTGTGATCGGAAAGGTACTTCCTGCATAAATAAATCagttatcatttaatttatattgattttcttagatttataattatcttttctgcatttattccAGGGTTCTGGCAGTTATGAAGACACAAAACATGATGAAAATGTAACTCTGAAATGCAAGCAAAACTCTCAGAACAATGTTCAGATGAGAAGTACAAGGCTAAAAGTTGGTTCCTTTCGTATGAGGAATAAGGAGACACTCAAGGGATCCAATATTGTTTCCTGTAGAACTTTAAAGCGAGGTCCATGTGGCTATAAACAAGTTGAAACGTATGATGGTGCTGCCCAAAAATTTAGAGCAGTTGAGAAAGAGGGCAGGCTGCATCGAGTGCTTGCAGCAAATCAATCTTCATTTGCTCAACAGGGAGATGATGTTGCTTTCCCGAAAGAAATGGTGGGTGAAAAAAACATGCATTCCTCTTTTTACAGCCAAACTGGTTTTACTGAAATCGATGTGGagagaagaaaacaaagtGGTGCCGTTGGATGTTCTTCTGCAATAGAAGTAGATTCTAATGATGAAGAGAGCATTACTAGCTCAGTTGGTAGTTGTAGCACCACTAGCAATAATTACTATAAAATGCATCATCGTGCAGGTTTTATTGAAGATATTGATGGCAATTTTAGTGATGCAGAATCTTTCTGTCACCGGGGATATGAGGAAGGGACTAATTG is a window encoding:
- the LOC8269550 gene encoding uncharacterized protein LOC8269550 isoform X1, which produces MRFKKGSKVEVFSKIDVPSGSWRCAEIICGNGHTYTVRYEAHAGSISERTVERISRKAIRPCPPLPEIAENWAPGDVVEVFDDFSWKMATISKVLGKKYFLARIVGSSLEFKVSKSGIRTRQSWQDGKWIVIGKGSGSYEDTKHDENVTLKCKQNSQNNVQMRSTRLKVGSFRMRNKETLKGSNIVSCRTLKRGPCGYKQVETYDGAAQKFRAVEKEGRLHRVLAANQSSFAQQGDDVAFPKEMVGEKNMHSSFYSQTGFTEIDVERRKQSGAVGCSSAIEVDSNDEESITSSVGSCSTTSNNYYKMHHRAGFIEDIDGNFSDAESFCHRGYEEGTNCFPTNEELAAEVHRLELHAYRCTMEALYASGPFSWEQEEMVTNLRLSLHISNDEHLMEVRNLVSADNSIPSR
- the LOC8269550 gene encoding uncharacterized protein LOC8269550 isoform X2, which translates into the protein MRFKKGSKVEVFSKIDVPSGSWRCAEIICGNGHTYTVRYEAHAGSISERTVERISRKAIRPCPPLPEIAENWAPGDVVEVFDDFSWKMATISKVLGKKYFLARIVGSSLEFKVSKSGIRTRQSWQDGKWIVIGKGSGSYEDTKHDENVTLKCKQNSQNNVQMRSTRLKVGSFRMRNKETLKGSNIVSCRTLKRGPCGYKQVETYDGAAQKFRAVEKEGRLHRVLAANQSSFAQQGDDVAFPKEMVGEKNMHSSFYSQTGFTEIDVERRKQSGAVGCSSAIEVDSNDEESITSSVGSCSTTSNNYYKMHHRAGFIEDIDGNFSDAESFCHRGYEEGTNCFPTNEELAAEVHRLELHAYRCTMEALYASGPFSWEQEEMVTNLRLSLHISNDEHLMEGQSRRLAHLTSSQC